In Neoarius graeffei isolate fNeoGra1 chromosome 9, fNeoGra1.pri, whole genome shotgun sequence, one genomic interval encodes:
- the mstnb gene encoding growth/differentiation factor 8, with amino-acid sequence MHLVQVLISLGFVVAFGPMARAETGTPEQHHQHHHQEQQQHHHQHHPPTTTSAAAVTEEREAQCSATSACAFRQHSKQLRLQAIKSQILSKLRLKHAPNVSRDVVKQLLPKAPPMQQLLDLYDVLGDDGKLGSTRSDEDEDDEEHATTETVMSMALEPNPDVQVDHKPKCCFFSFNPKIQASRIVRAQLWVHLRPADEATTVFLQISRLMPIKDGRRHVRIRSLKIDVNAGIKSWQSIDVKQVLAVWLRQPETNWGIEINAFDSKSNDLAVTSVGPGEEGLLPFLEVKISEVPKRTRRESGLDCDENSSESRCCRYPLTVDFEDFGWDWIIAPKRYKANYCSGECDYVHLQKYPHTHLVNKANPRGTAGPCCTPTKMSPINMLYFNGKEQIIYGKIPSMVVDRCGCS; translated from the exons TCGTGCAGGTTCTGATTTCTCTGGGTTTCGTGGTGGCGTTCGGTCCGATGGCGCGCGCTGAAACCGGAACACCAGAGCAGCACCATCAGCACCACCACCAGGAACAGCAGCAGCACCATCACCAACACCACCCACCCACCACCACTTCCGCCGCAGCCGTGACGGAGGAGCGCGAGGCGCAGTGCTCGGCCACCAGCGCGTGCGCTTTCCGCCAGCACAGCAAGCAGCTCCGTCTGCAGGCCATCAAGTCCCAGATCCTAAGCAAGCTGCGCCTCAAACACGCTCCCAACGTGAGCCGAGACGTGGTCAAGCAGCTGCTCCCCAAAGCGCCCCCCATGCAGCAGCTGCTCGACCTGTACGACGTGCTCGGGGACGACGGCAAGTTGGGGAGCACGCGCTCCGACGAGGACGAGGATGACGAAGAGCACGCCACCACCGAGACCGTCATGAGCATGGCCTTGGAGC CCAACCCTGATGTTCAAGTAGACCACAAACCGAAGTGCTGTTTTTTCTCCTTCAACCCAAAGATCCAAGCAAGCCGCATTGTAAGGGCACAGCTCTGGGTACATTTGCGCCCAGCAGACGAGGCGACAACGGTGTTCTTGCAGATATCGCGACTCATGCCTATCAAAGATGGGAGAAGGCATGTAAGAATACGTTCACTGAAGATTGACGTGAATGCAGGCATCAAGTCATGGCAGAGCATCGATGTGAAGCAGGTACTTGCAGTATGGCTGAGGCAGCCAGAAACAAACTGGGGTATTGAGATCAACGCATTCGACTCCAAAAGCAACGATCTCGCTGTCACCTCAGTGGGGCCTGGAGAAGAGGGACTG CTCCCATTCTTGGAGGTCAAAATTTCTGAAGTCCCCAAGCGAACCAGGAGAGAATCAGGACTAGACTGTGATGAGAATTCATCCGAGTCCCGCTGCTGCCGCTACCCACTCACAGTGGACTTTGAAGATTTTGGCTGGGACTGGATTATTGCCCCGAAGCGCTACAAGGCCAATTACTGCTCAGGCGAGTGTGACTATGTGCACTTGCAAAAgtatccacacacacacttggtgaACAAAGCCAACCCACGTGGTACTGCCGGCCCTTGCTGCACGCCCACCAAGATGTCTCCAATCAACATGCTCTACTTCAATGGAAAAGAGCAGATCATCTATGGCAAGATCCCATCCATGGTGGTGGATCGCTGTGGCTGCTCATGA